GCATTCTTCGGCTGCTTCAGGCCGTCGTACCAGTCGACAATGGTCTGACCGAATGTCGGGCCTTCACGGCTGTCTACCACCACGTTGACCTCACGCCCGCTGAACAACGAAGGCTTGAGCAGGTAGGCAACGACGGTGGCGTCGTGCACCGGGCCGCCGGGAATACCGTAGTGCTCCATATCGCCCTTGACGTACTCGTTGAGAATGTCGCCGACCACCTTGCTCGCGTTGTTCTTGATATCGGCGATTTTCTTCAGGCGCGCGTCGCTGGTCAGCACTTTGTGTGTTACGTCCAACGGCAAGTAGGTCAGTTTCACGCCACTCTTGAGCACGACCTCAGCCGCGATCGGGTCGGCGAACAGGTTGAACTCGGCAACCGGTGTGATATTACCGCCGTTAAAGTGCGCACCGCCCATCACCACCACTTCCTTGATGCCCTGAGTGATTTGCGGGTCCTGAGTCAATGCCAGCGCCAGGTTGGTCTGTGGGCCGAGCATGGCAATTGTGATGCTGTGAGGCTTGGCAGCACGAAGGGTCTTGATCAGGTAATCAACGGCATTACCCTCGGCCAAGCCCTTTTTGGGTTCGTGCACGGCAACCCCGGAAATACCTTCCTTGCCGTGGATATTCTCGGCATAGATCGGCTTGCGCAGCAACGGCGCTGGTGCACCCGCGTACACCGGGATGTCCTCGCGCCCTGCCCACTCGCGAGCCAGCCGCGCATTGCGGGAGGTTTTGTCCAGGCGCACGTTGCCGGCAACCGTCGTCAGCGCACGGATGCTCAACTCCTCAGGGGACGCCATGGCAAAGAGCAAGGCCACTACGTCATCGGCACCGGGGTCAGTGTCGATGATCAGGTCGATTTTCTCCGCCGCCTGGGCGCTTGCTGCAGTGAGTGCGGACAAAAGCAGGACACTCCGGAACAGGTTTTTCAGGGTTGGGATTCCACGGTGCATAAAACACTCCTTGTCGTTGGGGGAACGCTAAAACGTCACGCCGGACACCAGCGCAATATTGCAGTACGGCTGGCACTCGCCCGTGCGCACGACGGCGCGCGCGGTGCGGCTGAGTTGCTTGAACCCTTCATGGCTGAGCAGGCGCCGC
The genomic region above belongs to Pseudomonas sp. S35 and contains:
- a CDS encoding nucleoside hydrolase, coding for MHRGIPTLKNLFRSVLLLSALTAASAQAAEKIDLIIDTDPGADDVVALLFAMASPEELSIRALTTVAGNVRLDKTSRNARLAREWAGREDIPVYAGAPAPLLRKPIYAENIHGKEGISGVAVHEPKKGLAEGNAVDYLIKTLRAAKPHSITIAMLGPQTNLALALTQDPQITQGIKEVVVMGGAHFNGGNITPVAEFNLFADPIAAEVVLKSGVKLTYLPLDVTHKVLTSDARLKKIADIKNNASKVVGDILNEYVKGDMEHYGIPGGPVHDATVVAYLLKPSLFSGREVNVVVDSREGPTFGQTIVDWYDGLKQPKNAFWVENGDAQGFFDLLTERLARLK